TGACTATGGAAGAACCAATAGAAAGTGTAAAGGAGGTATTGGATGAGATGGAACAATTTGGAAGGGTAGCAGGATTCAGATTGAACAAGAGAAAGACTAAAATGATTGCAAAAAATATGGAACAAAATATGATCGAACTAATGCAGCAACGAACGGAGATAGAGGTGgtgaaaaaggttaaatatttgggaatttggttaTCACCTAAGAATATTGACTTGTATCAAAATAATTATATCCCGGTTTGGAAGGGAATAAAGAAGGATCTGGAGGTGTGGGCCAGAATGAAActatcattttggggaagaataTCTACGGTAAAGATGACGgtgctaccaaagatgttatttttatttcagactatACCCATAATAAAGGGTACAGGAacctttaaagaatggcaaaaagtgatctcaaggtatatctggcaggggaagaagcctagaataaaatttaagttaCTGACGGAtgtaaaagaaagaggtggcttcacCCTGCCAGATATGAGACTGTATTATGAGGCAGCATGTCTatgttggttaaaagaatggataaagTTAGAAAACAAGGAATTATTAGACCTTGAaggttttgataacagatttCGGTGGCACGCGTACTTATGGTGTGATAAAAAGAGGGTTCACAAAGGATTTGGAAACCACATCTTCAGGGGTTCTTTAATAGAGGtttgggacagatataaaaatatattggaaCCAAAAGTCCCACATTGGTTGTCCCCGCTAGAGGTAATGAGTGTTAAGAAGACTAATATGAGAGAAAAATGGGGTACATATGGAGAACTGGTAACCAatgaaggagggaaatggaaactgaagccatatgaacaagttaaagagTATATATATGATTGGCTGcattatttccaagtaaatgaaatgtttaaaaaagatttgaaGGAAAAAGGTTATGCGGAAAAAGAATCAGCTTTCCAAAAAGACATAATAAATAACGAGTACAAaactctgtcaaaaatgtataagataatgttggaatggtatacaaaagatgaagaggttaaatcggtaatgatacagtGGGCAAAAGATTTTGGGTGCAATATTCAATttaaggaatgggaaaaattgtggaaagagaatgtgatgaaaatgttttatagatggtacatgacaccTGTAAAaatagcaaagatgtataaggttGATAAcagatgttggaaatgcaaagataaAGAAGGGACGTTCTTTCAtcagtggtgggaatgtaagaaagtgaaaagcttttgggaaatgatatataatgaaatgaaaaaaatgttaagataTACCTTTGTGAAAAAAcccgaagcttttcttttaggcatTGTAGGAAAGGACATAAGAAGAAAGGACTGTAAGCTTTTCCAATATGCTGTAACGGCAGCCAGAATCTTGTtggcccagaagtggaaacaagaggaaataccgacggaagaagaatggagattAAAACTGACAGACTATGCGgaactggataaattaactgggaaaattagatataccaaagatcaaaagttcatcgaggactggggaaaatttgtggatTATCTGGAAAACATATGTGGCGTAAATACAATgctagtgggatttcaagaggcactgttaaaaaaaaaagtattgtttaTTAGAAACAATGGGAATAGGGAGGAACAATGACAATACGAAAGAAGGGAATGTGTATTAAAGTTATAattatggatgattgtcagagacgctgaaggaagtccaaaacagTCTTAATTTATTGTATTCTGGACAAAATGTATAATtggatgaaaactaataaaatttattataaaaaaaaaagctgccaaaTGACAGAGATAAAATACTGCGGCTGATAAAAGCTAATAAAAgactgataaaaataataaaaaacgcATCAACTGATGCGGAGCTCAAGTCAATGCTACCACTAACAACGCCATCTTGACCTTCCGCCACCTCTTTCGGATACCAATAGTCCCAAGTCTACAGCGTACTGTTCCCTCtagtgaggataaaattgggggTGTCAATGGGTTCTCCTGGCAATCTCATACCCCCAATTGTCCCATTTTAAGTGGGACATCACgaatcacagaagccaatcctgGATTCtgtttggatcctggaatgtcccatttaaGAGGGGCACTCTGGCACAAATCAACAGGGCCAACCCTGCTGTTTCTAAAGGTCCTGAAGGCAGGccaaggaggaagggggaggaaggaaaaggagggaactcATGCCTGTAGTAAAAAAAACTTCCAGGGCTTAAGAGAAGGTCTTGGTTTTGGGGAGAAGTGTCTCCCtctatgtgtgagagagacaggttTATTTCTCTGGTGACAGAGAGAAGCCAGACTGTCCACTGCACTGATCAATCTCCCCATTCCTAGGGAGCTAAACTATCCTAAATCCCATTATCACTTTTGAACACCGGAAAGACCATGGCAGTGATCTGCCCTCTTTGAAGATAGTCCCAGGAAATACTGGGTTCGCCTCTAGATTACACCACCAGCTTGCTTCCAGGCTTGCTTATaagaacattttcttttaatgtgaaGAGTGTCTGGTTCACAAAAAAGCATCCAAGGTCAGGGGCTGGTCTGAATCGGATGCCAGAGACTGGTCTGACTCTGAAGATGGGGGAATGCAGTCGCAGACAGTTCAGCCTGTAAcagggaaagaaggggaggaTTCATCCCCATcttccttcaacattcccagaagcAGATTTAGAGGCTGCACAGTTGGGGGAAGAGTTAGACAGCTTTGATATGGTAGCTaagcaaccaggagggagggttTGGGAGATTCTTCAATCGAAAGTGGTGGggaattccctccctccccttgaaCTCAGAGGAGTGAAAAGGTTAATGAACACTGGAagcacaggggtggggagcagacCTTTGGGGCACTTCTTGctgtggaaggggaggggattcagAGTGAGCAACTGACATCCTGATAGAAGATGGCCCAGGGCTGCTCTCGGTAGTTGTTGTTGTAAATCAAATGAAGTATAAACCTGCCTGAGGTTCTTTAATCCTTATCGGAAGCTCCCAGAGAGAGGGGAAACTCCGATGCCTGCCTGCGTATCTGACATCCAATAGCGATAAGAGTGAAAATGTTTATGACACTTTAAATGGGAAAGATGGCAACTAGGCAATGAAACTGCAGGGGCATTTAACAGCAATCCAAGGAAGCCAAAGCACTGTAGGGTAAAATGCACGTGCCTAAGACATATGACAAGAGACACAATATACAGATATTTGTTTGAGAAAACCATGCTGCGTCTTGGTAatcccagcatccttttctaagtgctcacaggcaGATTGTTTAATTATCTATTCTAGGTCCTTGAAGTCAAGGACACTGCCAATGTCTTCTCCCCCTCCTGAAGATGGGgaaaacatttgccctcctccagactGCAaagacctcacctgttctccaagaattccccaggattatagacagaggctcttggATACAGCTCACCAGGCCCTGcagatctgaattcatttgaaGTTCCATTACCATCTTTTTTCCCTGTCTTAGACTGCAGCTCCCTCTATGGATTACTTTCCCCccctgttatcaccaggttgggcactgcttttctTTTCAGTGAAGACAGAGGCCAAGTATGTGTTGAGCAGGTCTGCCTTCACCCTGACACGGAATATAATTTCTGCTTGTTCTGCACCCTGAGGACCtactacttgcttgttcttcctctagCTTTGGGCATAGACAAAGAAACCtcttttattatttgtaaccTGTCCTGAAAGCCtcagctcattctgagcttttgagctacctgaccttctccctgcaactgttggctacttgtggATACTACACCTGCATAagagataataataaaatactgctAACCTGATCTTTCAAATGGCACAcctatccaccccccccccaaaaaaaaagatcatGGAGTGAACGCTAGAGAGCACACTTAAAATAAACAGCATATTTTTTAAGAttgtgagaaaagaaagaaaaatgccaagTGATTTTGCAGACAACTCAATCAGTGTTTTATTTGTTCAGTTTGGGAACATGTGACAGTAATCACTCTTAAACCTAAAGGCATCTTATCAATCATGCTTCGTACTGGAAACTccatgttttctgtgctgcaACACAAGTTGAGCAATCATGCCTCAGTAGGATTCGTGACTTTTCCCATGAAGATGAAGGTACCAGTTTCCTCCTGAACAATCACCAACAGAAAGGGGCGATTGAGCGTAATTATTACATGAGGAAGGGAGATAGGAACAATTTCAATGGCAGCAGTTGCTGCAGGTTCAGTGTCATTCTCATAGACATTTAAATAAGCTTTGTGAATAGCCTGCAAAGAAATACAACAAAAATTAGTGCAAGATTGCGTCTGACTCAGGGTTTTATTATGAGAAAATCTAGgccttcaaaacaaacaaatccactgAATGTCTTAAGAAACAACATCATGTGGTCGTTTCTCACTCTGATTACCTATTGATCTGGTTCCTCTAACCAGTTCTAAGCATCATATTTTTGTATCAGTCAGCCTCAAGGAACTGAaggaattttctgaaaatcttgaTGTCAATCTTCTCCAAAATTACAGTGCCTGAACAGGTCAGACTAAAGCAGGTATGTGATAAACGATACTGTCTGCACAAAGCagatttctcctccttctccaatgCTAACTGCAGTCTTTGCAAAGCAATTGGTACCGAATTATCTGCTGTTGAAAATTCTGTGTcagaggtggggaagctgtggccctcctgatgattttggatcccatcagccccagatagcatgaccaaggagggagggagagctggGGCTTAAGAGTCTCTCCATCAGTTCTGTTGGGAGACCAGCTCCATTGGAGACCAGCTTCCCCCTCAACTGTCATCAAGCACCACTCATGCCATTAGGCTAtagcagagggagagatgggtTTTTGGTGCCTCTAATCATCATAGCTGGAATAGCAAATAtttttggctcctcctctccatgAGAGATAGGATTGTGGTTCAAGTACCCCAAATTATGTCCATTTGAACATAATTCAGACAAGAGGATACCTCTGGTGGAAAATGGAGGGTGCAAGAAAATATAGATCAACATGTTGAATTTTGAGAAGCCTACCTTGGAAATCTTCAGCTCAGGCTTCCCAGTAATTCCAGAGAGGTCTGCTTGATCTGTGAATACCTCCTTAATATTCATTCTTCTTAAGATCCCTTTCATAGCATAGTTGCCAGAGATTGTAAACCTTGGAAGGAATAGATCTATTCTCCTGTTCAAAGAGGAACCAGAGGCTAGTGAGgtattgctttgaaaaaaatgtgCCAGGAGGATTTTGGGTGTCATATGGCAGGACAGAATTCTaatcaaagatgtgctctcccaagcccacattcctaacatgtttgcactcctgtctcagcaataTCTAGGCTCAATTGATCCTGTTCTGGAATTACAAGGGACTTGGTCATTACACAGCCTATCACTACCcctcaaactcataacaatatatttaCACCTACACATATGTACTACACTTACTGTGATTTTGTTGAATTCATCCATTTTAACAAAACGTCTTTGCTAAGAGCATTTTCCAACTGCTTCATTTCTCCTTGGTCAGGAAGAATAAATAATGCTGAAACGTTGCTCTTGAAAGGGAGTTTCACAACCTTGCAGGACAGGATCTTATCATGGTAAGTCTCAAACCAGCTGACTTTGTTCATCATAGGGACTTTCACCATTGTTTCCTCATCAACATAGAAGTCTCCTACTCTTGTATGCAGAGAATTAAAAGGCTTTTCCCAATTGGCTTATGGAAAGAACAATAACAGCATACATGGCATTTAATTCTTCAATATATTAATTGTCATACTCAGAGCTTTTAATAAAAGCTCCTGTTTTAATGGCATCTTACTGTGCTGAGATACCTGCCTTTATAGCTCTGTTCTTAATCTAGTTCCCAATTACTTAATCTCATTTCCAGGAATAGGTACTCACAATATATTTGATTTGTTTCGATAATGGTGGAGGTCAATTTTCTGATTGATTAAAGGAACTTCTTTGTGATGAGAAGTCTGAGAAGATTCTTCTCACACAATGGGCAGATGATGACTCCAGACTAAAGCACCAACAAATCTGAACCACAGCTTAAAGTTTAAACCTTAAACTGAGAACATCCAAGAAGCAAAACCTGTATAAAACAAGTCCATCTGACTAACCTCTCATGTAAATATAGTTCACAATAACCATTACAGCCTCTGGGTTAAGACCTTTGACAGCATCAACTATTTTCCCATTCGTTTTTTTTTCTATATAGCTATTGATTTGACTTTTAGCTACTGCAGAATTCTTGAAGTTAGTCGGAAGAACGTCCGTCTCATAAAAATGTTTGGCAGCATCCAGGAACTTCTTCAGGGGTTTCACTTGGTCATCTGTGAATAGGGTGTTCCCAATGCTCAGGTGGAGTTCAGCATTGGGGCGGTTCAGTATACGTAAGAGATGATGGAAACCCTCATGTATTTCCAGTTCAGTGATATCTGACGGGTTAAAACCAAGTCCTGACAAAAGCTGACTCAACGTAGTTGTTCTAGCTCCCAGTGACACCATGGCCAAGGCAGTGGAAATGctcagaggggaaaagaaaatgttCTTCTCAGTGCTCTCCGAAGCAACGTGGTGGTAGAATCGAAAGGCAAAGTCAGCATTTCCTCTGGCTATCTTCAAAGAGGGCAGATCTCTTTCACCTTCAGCAGGAGCAGAACGGCCATGGTCATGATCCTCATTGTGGTCAGGGGTATAGTGACATTGGGCAAAAGCACAGAGACCAGCAAAAAGCAAACACAGGCAGAGGTGAGACATTGTGTTCCTCTGGAAGTCGTCTGTGAAGACAAATCGCATTCAAAATTCATCATTGCAATGGCTTGCCTTTCACTCATTCAACTCTTATATGCTTTTCTGGCAGGATGTTTAAAAaactctcttttcttttggcagAATGTTAGAAGCATAGTGATCTTTGTTAAAGCCTTTATTAAGGTTGGAGTGAGGTAAAATAAAGCAAgattgtttgtgtgtgcacatttgtgtttctttgtgaTAAGAAAGCAGTATACCAAACCTCTTTCACCTAGCAAGCAGCTGTTTCCCTGTCCGTTGGAGCAAAGAGTTTTGTGGCAGCTTAAGGACTCAGAGCACAATCCTATCCATGTATAATTGAATGaagtggggctcactcccagcTAGGCCCCAGGCTATCTAGGCGACAAGCAACATCTGCAATCCTCACACCAGGCAGGCAATTCCTCCTGCAGTCTGTATGCC
The Podarcis muralis chromosome 1, rPodMur119.hap1.1, whole genome shotgun sequence DNA segment above includes these coding regions:
- the LOC144326947 gene encoding serpin A3-5-like, with product MSHLCLCLLFAGLCAFAQCHYTPDHNEDHDHGRSAPAEGERDLPSLKIARGNADFAFRFYHHVASESTEKNIFFSPLSISTALAMVSLGARTTTLSQLLSGLGFNPSDITELEIHEGFHHLLRILNRPNAELHLSIGNTLFTDDQVKPLKKFLDAAKHFYETDVLPTNFKNSAVAKSQINSYIEKKTNGKIVDAVKGLNPEAVMVIVNYIYMRANWEKPFNSLHTRVGDFYVDEETMVKVPMMNKVSWFETYHDKILSCKVVKLPFKSNVSALFILPDQGEMKQLENALSKDVLLKWMNSTKSQRIDLFLPRFTISGNYAMKGILRRMNIKEVFTDQADLSGITGKPELKISKAIHKAYLNVYENDTEPAATAAIEIVPISLPHVIITLNRPFLLVIVQEETGTFIFMGKVTNPTEA